A genomic window from Gossypium hirsutum isolate 1008001.06 chromosome D12, Gossypium_hirsutum_v2.1, whole genome shotgun sequence includes:
- the LOC107941014 gene encoding uncharacterized protein, which produces MESTALNGRMARWQILLSEFDIVYVSQKAIKGSAIADFLASRALEDYEPLYFDFLNEDLMYIANSEEDSQENDSWRMNFDRASNALGNGIEAILVSPNKYHHPVTTIERKIKTLEVYGDSALVIYQLKGEWETKHPKLIHYQRLVLDLIEEFDNITFWYLPREENQMADALATLASMIKVNKLEDMKPIQISIYEIPAHCYSIEEVENDNGPWRKMVQILHSSGSNLEVYSGGQSGQVFLW; this is translated from the exons atggaatccaCAGCgctgaatggaagaatggctagatggcaaatcttaCTCTCCGAATTTGATATAGTGTATGTGAGTCAGAAGGCCAtcaaagggagtgcaatagcagatttcttggctagCAGAGCTTTAGAAGACTATGAGCCTCTGTACTTTGACTTCCTGAATGAAGACTTAATGTATATAGCAAATTCTGAGGAGGATTCTCAAGAAAATGATTCTTGGAGGATGAACTTTGACAGAGCTTCAAATGCGTTGGGCAATGGGATTGAGGCAATCCTGGTATCTCCAAACAAATATCATCATCCTGTCACCA CCATAGAGCGAAAAATCAAGACACTAGAAGTATATGGGGACTCGGCATTGGTAATATACCAGCTAAAAGGAGAATGGGAAACGAAACACCCAAAGTTAATCCATTATCAGAGATTGGTTCTGGATTTGATTGAAGAGTTTGACAATATCACTTTCTGGTATCTCCCACgtgaagaaaatcagatggctgatgctctGGCTACACTAGCctccatgattaaagtgaataaattagAAGACATGAAGCCCATTCAAATCAGTATTTATGAGATCCCGGCCCATTGCTACAGCATTGAAGAAGTGGAGAATGATAATGGCCCTTG gagaaagatggtacaaattttgcattCTAGTGGATCAAACttggaggtttacagtggggggcaatctgGTCAAGTGTTTCTTTGGTGA